From the Fulvia fulva chromosome 2, complete sequence genome, one window contains:
- a CDS encoding MFS efflux pump atnC: MTLKDEERQPLLSAQPVQSATETLPEDDEKASRWRSIFPKIEVTDSRFRFLPLIGCLTVLLNEGEYYFKQIGYFRAIEALYCIEYFQSHDPAVAHLGKGIPENMCKLDSIQKKVATANGIVMLVRMTSSFIGTMIVGYLADKYGRRLALILHKVGTIIYTLVVCSTYLGYPYVPIWVSFCGGLGGLIGANFDLNLAVLLAAYNDALVSSTQVATYFFITTSMQYVGQVSFPLLAGKAINLDGKGGTSELSLFTSLGMAFAGLVISVLFFPETMKKPEQADIPGGGDTDECTKRKGVSAVIAAKAKSLGEGFQQSVQGVGATNVILLLVAMFLATTAIKAVDWLGLIQYPVIKFGWKYNQSTFAMAFQAVVYIFTYFALLPTYNKLGARYALSPSSTSLLVMLLSVTLLIAGSIFLGLSATPPHFVAATCIYTLGAGMPAVMQAYIANLVQKSSLGRLLAIVSLFQVGGKMAASALGPIIINAGIDSGNDNLKGAVFFFAAIVFACSASALGVVALRAGVTTDRAEDMGVVDDNDA, translated from the exons ATGACCTTGAAGGACGAGGAGCGCCAGCCACTGCTTAGTGCGCAACCCGTCCAGAGCGCCACAGAAACGCTGCCGGAAGACGACGAGAAGGCTTCAAGATGGAGAAGCATATTCCCAAAGATCGAGGTAACGGATTCTCGCTTTCGGTTCCTGCCACTTATCGGATGCCTTACAGTCCTGCTCAACGAGGGAGAGTACTATTTCAAGCAGATTGGGTACTTCCGAGCCATCGAAGCTCTATACTGTATAGAATACTTCCAAAGTCATGATCCAGCTGTGGCACACTTGGGCAAAGGCATTCCGGAGAACATGTGCAAGCTCGATTCGATACAGAAGAAAGTGGCCACCGCGAACGGTATCGTTATGCTTGTCCGCATGACATCGTCTTTCATAGGAACTATGATTGTAGGGTACCTCGCTGATAAGTACGGGCGTCGCCTGGCGTTGATCCTGCATAAGGTTGGGACAATCATCTACACGTTGGTTGTTTGTTCCACAT ATCTTGGCTATCCATATGTCCCGATATGGGTAAGCTTCTGCGGCGGTCTAGGAGGCCTCATAGGTGCCAACTTTGATCTCAACCTAGCTGTACTTCTGGCAGCATACAATGACGCTTTGGTCTCGAGCACGCAAGTCGCTACGTACTTTTTCATCACTACGTCGATGCAATATGTCGGCCAGGTCTCGTTTCCCCTTCTCGCCGGAAAGGCGATCAACTTGGACGGGAAGGGAGGCACTTCGGAGCTGTCATTGTTCACCTCGTTGGGAATGGCTTTTGCTGGACTCGTGATCTCGGTGCTGTTCTTCCCCGAGACGATGAAGAAGCCGGAGCAAGCTGATATTCCAGGTGGTGGTGATACCGACGAGTGCACTAAACGCAAGGGTGTTAGTGCTGTAATTGCAGCCAAGGCAAAGTCGTTAGGCGAAGGCTTCCAGCAGAGCGTGCAGGGCGTCGGAGCCACAAACGTGATATTATTGCTTGTTGCAATGTTTCTCGCCACAACTGCCATCAAAGCTGTCGACTGGCTTGGGTTGATTCAATACCCGGTCATCAAGTTTGGATGGAAATACAATCAG TCTACGTTCGCGATGGCCTTTCAAGCAGTTGTGTACATCTTCACCTACTTCGCCTTACTCCCGACATACAATAAGCTTGGCGCTCGCTATGCGCTCTCGCCTTCTTCAACATCATTACTGGTCATGCTGTTGTCAGTAACGCTCTTGATCGCTGGATCCATCTTCCTAGGACTCTCGGCCACACCACCGCACTTCGTCGCGGCGACTTGCATCTACACCTTGGGCGCTGGGATGCCTGCTGTGATGCAAGCGTACATTGCCAATCTGGTCCAGAAGAGCTCACTGGGACGACTTCTTGCTATCGTGTCGCTGTTCCAGGTTGGAGGCAAGATGGCGGCGAGCGCGTTGGGTCCGATCATCATCAATGCTGGTATCGACTCGGGCAATGACAATCTGAAGGGGGCTGTCTTCTTCTTTGCAGCTATCGTGTTCGCATGTTCTGCATCCGCCCTCGGGGTAGTGGCACTTAGAGCTGGCGTGACCACGGATCGAGCTGAGGACATGGGTGTTGTTGATGATAATGATGCATAG
- a CDS encoding Vacuolar transporter chaperone 2 codes for MRYGRTLELSRYKPWANNYIDYAKLKKLLREDDSAPSSPTPETTPSKNEKWTDEDESRFVHELVNVQLEKVHEFHRDTYEKLRDRTAKCEAKLDTVAVAEAGEKNNNDNNNNNNNNNNNNNNNNEDGQTDGANSSKGEGKDSPSSNGNGKKPVPSEAERKTILKEVLSELDHITKETNELEKYSRINYAGFLKACKKHDRKRGGSYRVRPLLQVRLSALPFNREDYGPLLFRLSAMYSFVRTRLDESGDQPKALEDQQGKEEYTSHKFWVHPENLLEVKTLILRHLPVLVYNPQTSKVAEGNQPDPSITSIYFDNPAFELYSNKVDKNAGSSLRLRWYGHLNAKPQIWVEKKTVQEDNKSSEDRFTTKDKYVQRYTNNEYHMEKQIQKLEDRAGAESNEAKSFKSSVEEIQAFIKRYELQPVVRANYTRTAFQVPGDDRVRISLDTDLAFIREDAIDSDRPCRDPKTWHRTDIDNNELEYPFSSIRKGEISRFPFAVLEIKLRSTPGKRSAEWIQDLMNSHLVKTSPKFSKFVHGVAQLFEDYVNTFPFWLSEMETDIRRDPQQAFEEEQAKRQKERDDEFAVGTLLRTSSMFSPAQKSGGVLSPVGSPSVPSTSIQRSPASQRKDATQAPRQQQATAEPTQMQDTAGEIDDDDTGTHTHNTELNRTPSGLKSLFPTFSTSKYGTFKRGNRTKLPPGVVEPKNWIKDQGTNKVEGKVWLANQRTFIKWQHVSILLASLSLGLFNAAGPNNTVGKVLGIVYTSIAVFAAAWGYFTYMWRANLIQRRSGKDFDAVAGPVIVCIGLIVALILNFAFKHKAVMEERRNQDAHLGVGINQTQFLGMHSDL; via the exons ATGAGGTACGGGCGCACCCTCGAGCTCTCACGCTACAAGCCGTGGGCAAACAACTACATCGACTACGctaagcttaagaagctgcTGCGCGAGGACGATTCCGCGCCGAGCTCGCCGACCCCCGAGACAACTCCCAGCAAGAACGAGAAGTGGACGGATGAGGACGAGAGCAGATTCGTGCATGAGCTGGTGAACGTCCAGCTGGAGAAGGTGCACGAGTTCCATAGGGACACATACGAGAAGCTGCGGGACAGGACTGCGAAGTGTGAGGCCAAGCTTGATACCGTGGCCGTTGCGGAGGCTGGGGAGAAGAACAACAACGataacaacaacaacaacaacaacaacaacaacaacaacaacaacaacaatgAGGATGGTCAGACCGACGGCGCCAACAGCAGCAAGGGCGAGGGCAAAGACTCCCCATCGAGCAATGGCAATGGCAAGAAGCCGGTGCCAAGCGAGGCCGAGAGGAAGACCATCCTGAAGGAGGTCCTGTCCGAGCTCGACCACATCACCAAGGAGACGAATGAGCTGGAGAAGTACAGCCGCATCAACTACGCCGGCTTTCTCAAGGCATGCAAGAAGCACGACCGGAAACGAGGTGGATCATACCGTGTGCGACCATTGCTGCAGGTGCGACTGTCTGCACTGCCTTTCAACAGGGAAGACTACGGTCCCCTGCTGTTCCGCCTGAGTGCCATGTACAGCTTCGTGCGCACCCGCTTGGACGAGTCCGGCGACCAGCCAAAGGCGTTGGAAGATCAGCAGGGCAAGGAAGAGTACACCAGCCACAAGTTTTGGGTGCACCCGGAGAACTTGCTCGAGGTCAAGACCTTGATCCTGCGCCATCTGCCAGTGCTGGTATATAACCCTCAGACATCCAAGGTCGCAGAGGGCAACCAACCTGATCCATCGATAACTAGCATTTACTTCGACAACCCGGCCTTTGAGCTCTACTCGAACAAGGTCGACAAGAATGCCGGATCTTCGCTGCGTCTGAGGTGGTATGGACATCTTAATGCCAAGCCGCAGATCTGGGTCGAGAAGAAGACGGTTCAAGAGGACAACAAGAGCAGCGAGGATCGCTTCACCACCAAGGATAAGTATGTGCAGCGATACACCAACAATGAGTACCACATGGAGAAGCAGATCCAGAAGCTGGAAGATCGTGCTGGTGCGGAGAGTAACGAAGCTAAGAGCTTCAAGTCGTCAGTGGAAGAGATCCAAGCCTTCATCAAGAGGTACGAGCTGCAGCCTGTTGTTCGCGCGAACTACACGCGCACTGCTTTCCAGGTCCCTGGCGACGACCGTGTGCGTATAAGTCTCGACACTGATCTTGCTTTCATCCGGGAAGATGCCATCGACTCCGACCGTCCGTGCAGAGACCCGAAAACTTGGCATCGTACCGACATTGACAACAATGAGCTGGAGTACCCCTTCTCATCGATCAGGAAGGGCGAGATCAGTCGCTTCCCATTCGCTGTTCTCGAGATCAAGCTGCGTAGTACGCCTGGTAAGAGAAGCGCTGAGTGGATCCAGGATCTGATGAACAGCCATCTGGTAAAGACATCCCCCAAGTTCAGCAAATTCGTACATGGAGTCGCCCAGCTCTTCGAAGACTATGTCAACACTTTCCCATTCTGGCTCAGTGAGATGGAGACCGACATTCGCCGGGACCCGCAGCAGGCTTTCGAGGAAGAGCAGGCCAAACGACAGAAGGAGCGCGACGATGAGTTCGCTGTGGGTACTCTCCTGCGGACTTCATCAATGTTCTCTCCAGCGCAGAAATCTGGCGGCGTTTTGTCGCCTGTTGGATCTCCCTCCGTACCGAGCACATCTATACAGCGTAGCCCAGCATCACAACGGAAAGACGCAACACAGGCGCCTAGGCAGCAGCAGGCTACCGCCGAACCGACCCAAATGCAAGACACTGCAGGCGAAATCGATGACGATGATACTGGAACACACACGCACAACACAGAGCTCAACAGAACGCCTAGTGGTCTCAAATCTCTGTTCCCAACCTTCAGCACGTCAAAGTACGGCACATTCAAGCGTGGGAATCGGACGAAGCTGCCACCTGGCGTTGTCGAGCCTAAGAACTGGATCAAGGACCAGGGAACCAACAAAGTGGAGGGCAAGGTGTGGCTCGCAAACCAGCGAACGTTTATCAAGTGGCAGCACGTTTCGATTCTCCTCGCCTCGCTTTCTCTTGGTCTCTTCAACGCTGCCGGGCCTAACAATACTGTTGGCAAGGTTCTTGGTATCGTGTATACGTCTATCGCAGTCTTCGCGGCCGCTTGGGGATACTTCACGTACATGTGGAGGGCCAACTTGATTCAGAGGAGAAGCGGGAAGGACTTCGATGCTGTCGCTGGTCCGGTCATTGTCTGCATTGGTCTGATCGTTGCGCTGATACTTAACTTCGCGTTCAAG CACAAAGCAGTCATGGAAGAACGACGAAACCAGGACGCCCACCTAGGCGTCGGCATCAACCAAACGCAATTCCTGGGCATGCATTCCGATCTATGA
- a CDS encoding Endoglucanase-4: MSVLRTAVGLASLAASVSAHGYVQGIVADGTYYEGYNPSFQYQQTAPSVAGWSDPENQANGFIAPSAFAAPDIVCHLSATPGTASATVAAGGTVELQWNTWPESHHGPVLDYLAPVSAENWSDIDKTALSFFKISEGGLVDGSSSPGSWASDQLIANNNSWAVTIPESVAPGKYVLRHEIIALHSAGQEDGAQNYPQCINLEVTGSGTASPEGIAATAMYKKDDAGILVNIYTTGYEYQIPGPTLWSGAAAAASQTGVAATGTAAAGSAASSASAVATSAPAVTSAPVSTSVAAQKMQEETAEPSFYSGSDSSSTATADAGATTATTSCTTTVYVTATDAVTVTGAAPYSAIATLASAIPSEALTSTLPVYSAAPAPTGGYAGNENGTIHWGDLPSKPLPEGWCLKDLLQWVAYLLKQSWTKGDQRNHARDFKEAGDVKLFKSFAKAML; the protein is encoded by the exons ATGTCTGTCCTCCGCACCGCCGTAGGCCTCGCCTCATTGGCAGCCTCCGTCTCCGCCCACGGCTATGTCCAGGGCATCGTCGCCGATGGCACTTACTACGAGGGCTACAACCCAAGTTTCCAATACCAGCAGACTGCACCTTCCGTTGCTGGCTGGAGCGACCCGGAGAATCAGGCCAATGGATTTATTGCACCGTCTGCTTTTGCAGCCCCGGACATTGTATGCCATCTTTCGGCCACCCCTGGTACCGCGTCTGCCACGGTTGCTGCTGGTGGTACGGTTGAGCTCCAGTGGAACACATG GCCAGAATCCCACCACGGTCCAGTCCTCGACTACCTTGCTCCAGTCTCGGCTGAGAACTGGTCTGACATCGACAAGACTGCTCTGTCCTTCTTCAAGATCAGCGAGGGTGGTCTCGTAGACGGCTCATCTTCTCCGGGCAGTTGGGCTTCCGATCAGCTCATCGCCAACAACAACTCCTGGGCAGTCACGATCCCGGAGTCCGTCGCTCCAGGAAAGTACGTCCTGCGTCACGAGATCATCGCTCTCCACTCAGCCGGTCAAGAGGATGGTGCTCAGAACTACCCACAGTGCATCAACTTGGAGGTCACGGGTAGCGGTACTGCCAGCCCTGAGGGTATCGCGGCTACTGCCATGTACAAGAAGGACGATGCCGGTATCTTGGTCAACATTTACACTACTGGCTACGAATACCAGATCCCTGGTCCAACTCTTTGGAGTGGTGCAGCAGCTGCAGCAAGCCAGACTGGTGTCGCCGCCACTGGTACCGCCGCAGCTGGAAGCGCAGCATCGAGCGCCAGCGCCGTCGCTACGTCTGCTCCAGCCGTCACCTCCGCGCCAGTGAGCACTTCTGTCGCCGCACAGAAGATGCAAGAAGAGACTGCCGAGCCAAGCTTCTACTCCGGCTCTGACTCCTCATCCACCGCCACCGCAGACGCCGGCGCCACAACAGCAACAACCTCTTGCACCACAACCGTCTACGTCACAGCCACTGACGCCGTAACCGTCACCGGAGCAGCACCATACTCGGCAATCGCCACTCTCGCCTCCGCCATCCCATCCGAGGCTCTTACTTCCACCCTCCCCGTATACTCCGCTGCACCAGCCCCAACCGGCGGCTACGCTGGCAACGAGAACGGCACCATCCACTGGGGCGATCTCCCATCGAAGCCTCTGCCTGAGGGCTGGTGCCTGAAGGACCTGCTGCAGTGGGTGGCGTACCTGCTCAAGCAGAGCTGGACCAAGGGTGACCAGCGCAACCACGCTAGAGACTTCAAGGAGGCGGGTGATGTCAAGCTGTTCAAGAGCTTTGCGAAGGCGATGCTTTAG